One Takifugu rubripes chromosome 19, fTakRub1.2, whole genome shotgun sequence genomic window carries:
- the LOC101074519 gene encoding LOW QUALITY PROTEIN: asporin (The sequence of the model RefSeq protein was modified relative to this genomic sequence to represent the inferred CDS: inserted 1 base in 1 codon), whose product MKVFLLLCLLTMGNAKPYHXFNVASFLKSNEIMMADSEDDDDDDDNDDDDNDDDDDYDEDENCPSGCHCSPKVLQCSDQGQISVPEKIAEDTMIIDLQNNDITEIKENDFIGLHKLYGLFLNNNKISKIHPKAFRHMDHLRLLYLSYNALTEVPANLPPNVIELRFHENKIGKIRKDAFKGLKKLHVLELGANPLDNSGIEHGAFNGLTTLYVGMAEAKLTAVPKDLPSSITELSLDYNKISKVEEEDFKRYKNLQRLGLCFNQIKFVENGSLSSIPNIREINLEHNRLKKVPPGLDHLSYLQVIFLHGNKISKVGVNDFCPINPSMKKNKYAIISLFANPVKYWEVNPATFRCVTGRRSIQLGNFKK is encoded by the exons ATGAAGGTCTTCCTCCTGCTTTGCCTGCTGACGATGGGCAACGCCAAACCTTACC CCTTCAACGTCGCAAGCTTCTTGAAAAGCAACGAGATCATGATGGCTGATTCggaggacgacgacgacgacgacgacaacgacgacgacgacaacgacgacgacgacgattaTGACGAAGATGAGAATTGTCCCTCTGGATGTCACTGCTCACCCAAAGTGCTGCAGTGCTCCGACCAGG GTCAGATCTCTGTCCCCGAGAAGATCGCTGAAGACACAATGATCATAGACCTCCAAAACaatgacatcactgagatcaAGGAAAACGATTTCATAGGTCTTCACAAGCTTTAT GGTCTTTTtctaaacaacaataaaatttCCAAGATTCACCCCAAAGCCTTCAGACACATGGACCACCTCAGGCTTCTGTACCTCTCCTACAACGCGCTGACTGAGGTGCCAGCAAACCTGCCTCCCAATGTCATCGAGCTGCGGTTCCACGAAAACAAGATCGGCAAAATCCGAAAGGATGCATTTAAAGGCCTGAAGAAGCTTCACGTACTGG AGCTGGGCGCCAACCCCCTGGACAACAGTGGAATCGAACACGGGGCTTTTAACGGCTTGACGACGCTCTATGTTGGGATGGCAGAAGCAAAACTGACAGCTGTGCCAAAAG ACCTGCCATCCTCCATCACAGAGCTGAGCTTagattacaacaaaatatctaaggtggaagaagaagacTTCAAGAGATATAAAAATCTACAGAG ACTAGGACTGTGCTTCAACCAGATCAAGTTTGTAGAGAACGGGAGCCTTTCCAGCATCCCGAACATCCGGGAAATCAACCTCGAACACAATCGTCTAAAAAAGGTCCCGCCCGGACTCGACCACCTGTCCTACCTCCAG GTGATTTTCCTCCATGgcaacaaaatcagcaaggtTGGCGTCAACGATTTTTGCCCCATCAATCCCAGCATGAAGAAGAACAAGTACGCCATAATCAGCCTGTTTGCGAATCCCGTTAAATACTGGGAAGTGAATCCGGCGACCTTCCGCTGCGTGACCGGGCGAAGGAGCATTCAACTGGGAAACTTCAAAAAGTAG